The following are encoded together in the Brassica napus cultivar Da-Ae chromosome A9, Da-Ae, whole genome shotgun sequence genome:
- the LOC106420053 gene encoding 50S ribosomal protein L6, chloroplastic-like gives MASSVVSSFQPRSSFLGDRNAFKVSTTPPFTQVGFSSKTIECKESRIGKQPISVPSNVTIALEGQDLKVKGPLGELALTYPREVELLKEDSGFLRVKKTVETRRANQMHGLFRTLTDNMVVGVSKGFEKKLIVVGVGYRATVEGKELVLNLGFSHPVKMQIPESLKVKVEENTRITVSGYDKSEIGQFAATVRKWRPPEPYKGKGVKYSDEIVRRKEGKAGKKK, from the exons ATGGCGTCCTCAGTCGTATCCTCTTTTCAACCCAG GTCATCATTTTTGGGAGATAGAAACGCGTTCAAGGTCTCAACAACACCACCATTTACTCAAGTGGGTTTCTCCAGCAAGACCATCGAGTGCAAGGAATCAAGAATAGGAAAGCAACCTATCTCTGTACCATCCAATGTAACCATCGCATTAGAAGGTCAAGACTTGAAAGTCAAAGGCCCATTAGGAGAGCTGGCTTTAACTTACCCACGCGAAGTTGAGCTCCTCAAAGAAGACTCCGGTTTCTTGAGAGTCAAGAAAACAGTCGAAACTAGAAGAGCTAACCAAATGCACGGCCTTTTCAG GACGCTTACGGATAACATGGTAGTGGGAGTATCAAAGGGATTTGAGAAGAAGTTGATAGTAGTGGGCGTTGGTTACCGTGCTACCGTGGAAGGGAAAGAGTTGGTTTTGAATTTGGGGTTTTCACACCCGGTTAAGATGCAGATACCAGAGAGTCTGAAAGTGAAAGTGGAGGAGAACACGAGAATCACGGTGAGTGGGTACGATAAGAGTGAGATAGGGCAGTTTGCTGCGACGGTGAGGAAGTGGAGGCCTCCGGAGCCGTACAAGGGTAAGGGAGTGAAGTACTCAGATGAGATTGTGAGGAGGAAAGAAGGCAAAGCTGGAAAGAAGAAGTGA
- the LOC106363855 gene encoding glycine-rich cell wall structural protein 1-like: MELESVTCLILFLVLLNLSVECVLGDGSVVGPVRYRDDDCRWGRRCGGRGRFGRGGGGGFGGGGGRGGGGGIGGGAGNGGGFGAGGGIGGGAGGGVGGGGGAGGGGGGGIGGGSGHGGGFGAGGGVGGGAGGGIGGGGGAGGGGGGGTGGGSGHGGGFGAGGGVGGGAGGGLGGGGGAGGGGGGGVGGGSGHGGGFGAGGGIGGGAGGGIGGGGGAGGGGGIGGGSGHGGGFGAGGGVGGGVGAGGGVGGGGGAGGGGGGGVGGGSGHGGGFGAGGGIGGGGGGGGGGGGGGAGGGSGHGGGFGAGGGVGGGAGGVGGGGGLGGGGGAGGGHGIGHGGGGGFGIGIGIGVGVGGGSGQGFGSGSGSAGGGHR; encoded by the coding sequence ATGGAACTCGAGAGTGTTACatgtttgattctttttttagttttgctTAACTTGAGTGTGGAATGTGTTCTTGGGGATGGGTCTGTGGTGGGTCCTGTGAGGTATAGGGACGATGATTGTAGGTGGGGTCGGAGGTGTGGTGGACGTGGCCGGTTTGGAcgcggtggtggtggaggttTTGGAGGAGGTGGAGGTAGAGGTGGTGGTGGCGGAATTGGGGGTGGTGCAGGGAACGGTGGAGGTTTTGGAGCTGGCGGTGGAATTGGTGGCGGAGCGGGAGGGGGAGttggtggtggaggtggagctggtggcggtggaggaggaggtaTTGGTGGTGGCTCAGGTCATGGCGGAGGATTTGGAGCGGGAGGAGGAGTTGGTGGAGGAGCTGGTGGGGGAAttggtggtggaggtggagcTGGTGGCGGTGGAGGTGGGGGTACTGGAGGAGGTTCCGGCCATGGTGGTGGGTTTGGAGCTGGAGGAGGAGTTGGTGGCGGAGCCGGTGGAGGATTAGGTGGTGGAGGTGGagctggtggtggtggaggaggaggtgtTGGAGGTGGTTCCGGCCATGGTGGCGGATTTGGAGCTGGAGGAGGAATTGGTGGCGGAGCTGGAGGAGGAATCGGGGGTGGAGGTGGTGCTGGTGGAGGCGGAGGTATTGGCGGTGGTTCCGGTCACGGCGGTGGATTTGGAGCAGGTGGAGGTGTTGGTGGTGGGGTTGGTGCAGGTGGAGGagttggtggtggtggaggagctGGCGGGGGTGGAGGCGGTGGTGTTGGGGGAGGATCCGGCCATGGTGGTGGATTTGGAGCGGGAGGAGGAatcggtggtggtggaggtggtggcggCGGTGGAGGCGGCGGTGGTGCTGGTGGTGGATCTGGTCATGGTGGTGGTTTTGGAGCTGGAGGGGGAGTTGGTGGTGGAGCGGGAGGAGTTGGGGGAGGCGGTGGTCTAGGTGGTGGTGGCGGCGCTGGTGGAGGTCATGGGATAGGACATGGCGGAGGAGGAGGCTTTGGGATTGGAATAGGAATCGGTGTTGGGGTTGGTGGAGGCTCCGGTCAAGGGTTTGGCAGCGGAAGCGGTAGTGCCGGTGGCGGACACCGTTAA